A portion of the Polaribacter cellanae genome contains these proteins:
- a CDS encoding GDP-L-fucose synthase family protein has translation MNKSDKIFLAGHRGLVGSALLKNLQGRGFKNIVTKTHKELDLTNQQATANFFAKEKPDYVFLAAAKVGGIVANNTYRADFIYHNLMIQNNVIHESYVSGVKKLLFLGSTCIYPKNATQPIKEDSLLTDVLEYTNEPYAIAKIAGIKLCESYNLQYRTNFISVMPTNLYGPNDNFDLEKSHVLPALIKKIHLAKLLEEGKKDAVVKDLGVSNFGEAETVLSKFGVSSENIEVWGTGNPMREFLWSEDMADACVHIMQNVDFKDLIKDKKDVRNTHINIGTGNDISIKDLANLIKEIVGYKGKFVFNKDKPDGTMRKVTDVSKLEKLGWQHAVKLEKGVQMMYDWYLK, from the coding sequence TTCTTGCAGGACATAGAGGTTTGGTTGGAAGTGCGCTTCTGAAAAACTTACAAGGAAGAGGTTTTAAAAACATTGTTACTAAAACGCATAAAGAATTAGACCTAACAAATCAGCAAGCAACTGCTAATTTTTTTGCAAAAGAAAAACCAGATTATGTTTTTTTAGCCGCTGCAAAAGTGGGTGGTATCGTGGCAAATAATACTTACAGAGCAGATTTTATTTATCATAATTTAATGATTCAGAATAATGTAATACACGAAAGTTATGTTTCTGGAGTAAAAAAACTACTGTTTTTAGGAAGTACTTGTATTTACCCTAAAAATGCGACACAACCAATTAAAGAAGATTCACTGTTAACAGATGTTTTAGAATATACAAATGAACCGTATGCAATCGCAAAAATTGCAGGAATAAAATTATGCGAAAGTTATAATTTGCAATATAGAACCAACTTTATTTCTGTAATGCCAACAAATTTGTATGGTCCTAATGATAATTTCGATTTAGAAAAGTCTCATGTTTTACCTGCATTAATCAAGAAAATTCATTTAGCAAAACTATTAGAAGAAGGAAAAAAAGATGCAGTTGTAAAAGATTTGGGTGTCTCTAATTTCGGTGAAGCTGAAACTGTTTTATCTAAATTCGGGGTTTCATCAGAAAATATAGAAGTCTGGGGAACAGGAAATCCAATGCGCGAATTTTTATGGTCGGAAGATATGGCAGATGCTTGTGTGCATATAATGCAAAATGTAGATTTTAAAGATTTAATTAAAGATAAAAAAGACGTTCGAAACACACACATAAATATTGGTACAGGAAACGATATTTCTATTAAAGATTTAGCGAATCTTATAAAAGAAATTGTTGGTTATAAAGGTAAATTTGTTTTTAATAAAGACAAACCAGATGGTACAATGCGTAAAGTTACAGATGTTTCTAAGTTAGAAAAATTAGGTTGGCAACATGCTGTAAAATTAGAAAAAGGAGTAC